Proteins encoded by one window of Aphidius gifuensis isolate YNYX2018 linkage group LG2, ASM1490517v1, whole genome shotgun sequence:
- the LOC122849710 gene encoding uncharacterized protein LOC122849710: protein MYLSVPLPHAMERQLTVTYVPASIEPATKCVLSLNKQSRVVKMKEELIKLLGIDDVSINNIAFAEVLEDHIATRILDDNMQLRHVDDTNRTIYAFELPEPPAESTTTTPDATSNDRLTDTDLTKNNTNDYVEIGPCIVCLEELDGDLSRHDENNCKFVVCDNCIEGYFKVSRDCPCCPRKVDRTSFTKIDPTRRPRVNDYVEIGPCIICLEELDGDLSRHDENNCKFVVCDNCIKGYFTRSRECPCCARKVDSTSFTKIDQTGRP, encoded by the exons ATGTATTTGTCAGTACCATTACCACATGCTATGGAACGTCAATTAACTGTAACATATGTACCAGCATCAATTGAACCAGCAACAAAATGTGTTTTATCATTAAACAAACAATCACGTGTTGTTAAAATGAAAGAAGAACTTATTAAATTACTTGGTATTGATGATgtatcaataaacaatattgcATTTGCTGAAGTTTTAGAAGATCATATCGCAACAAGAatattg GATGACAATATGCAATTGAGACATGTTGATGATACAAATAGAACAATATATGCATTTGAATTACCTGAACCACCAGCTGAATCAACTACAACAACACCTGATGCTACTAGTAATGATCGTTTAACAGATActgatttaacaaaaaataatacaaatgattaTGTTGAAATTGGACCATGTATTGTATGCCTTGAAGAATTGGATGGTGACTTGAGTAgacatgatgaaaataattgtaaatttgttgtttgtgATAATTGTATTGAG GGATATTTTAAAGTATCACGTGATTGTCCATGTTGTCCACGTAAAGTTGATAGAACgtcatttacaaaaattgatCCAACTAGAAGACCACGAGTGAATGATTATGTTGAAATTGGACCATGTATTATATGCCTTGAAGAATTGGATGGTGACTTGAGTAgacatgatgaaaataattgtaaatttgttgtttgtgATAATTGTATTAAg GGATATTTTACAAGATCACGTGAATGTCCATGTTGTGCACGTAAAGTTGATAGTACgtcatttacaaaaattgatCAAACTGGAAGACCATGA
- the LOC122849703 gene encoding pescadillo homolog, producing MVANGQKKYKTGEGAQFLTRKAALKKLQLSLNDFRKLCIIKGIYPREPRKWKRALKGKSGIRTLYHIKDIQFLMHEAIIWKLRDTKIFNRKMSKAKALKNYSDMKRYLDNRPVVKLDHIVKERYPTFIDALRDLDDCLTLCFLFSSFPSMPHIPRDQTDLCKRLTVEFLNAVIAGKWLKKVFVSIKGYYYQAEIKGQTITWIVPHNFSFEPQSKAEVDFRIMSTFVEFYVYMLGFVNYRLYHTLNMYYPPKSNAIGNVEKPRNDDEDYITETSLFEGKKFFLNREVPREPLVFVIRAFGGEVSWDKTSFAGSTFDENNETITHQIVDRPSMEKQFISRYYVQPQWVFDSINRGELLPVEEYLMGAILPPHLSPFKNEQLNDVYMPPEERAMVDPTYKLDADVDDDDDDEEEEENIEQDEEDAELENTEGPESDQDDNDEEQELDVEEQNKLAKKKTMKVKAGEVVKEVPWAAAKEDKHAFNLRAKLMKPKHKKFYKAVTEGRKDRKKEIHILRKKRMRSDAEKKSQLKKDKKMKTQ from the exons ATGGTTGCTAATGGccaaaaaaag taCAAAACTGGGGAAGGTGCTCAGTTTTTAACGAGGAAAGCtgctttgaaaaaattgcaGCTAAGTCTTAATGATTTTAGAAAACTTTGCATAATCAAGGGAATTTACCCAAGAGAGCCAAGAAAATGGAAACGTGCATTAAAAGGAAAATCAGGCATAAGGACATTGTACCACATTAAggatatacaatttttaatgcatGAAGCAATCATTTGGAAATTGAGAGACACCAAAatattcaatagaaaaatgaGTAAAGCTAAAgccttgaaaaattattctgaCATGAAACGTTATTTGGATAATCGTCCAGTTGTCAAGTTGGATCACATTGTCAAAGAACGTTATCCAACATTTATTGATGCTCTAAGGGACCTAGATGATTGTTTGactttgtgttttttatttagttcaTTTCCATCAATGCCACATATACCAAGAGATCAAACTGACCTCTGCAAAAGACTTACTGTTGAATTCTTGAATGCAGTTATTGCTGGTAAATGGTTGAAAAAAGTGTTTGTCAGTATCAAaggttattattatcaagcaGAAATTAAAGGACAAACCATCACATGGATTGTACCACATAACTTTTCATTTGAGCCACAATCAAAGGCTGAAGTTGACTTTAGAATAATGTCaacatttgttgaattttatgtttatatgcTTGGGTTTGTTAACTACAGACTATATCACACACTCAACATGTATTATCCACCTAAATCAAATGCCATTGGTAATGTTGAAAAGCCaagaaatgatgatgaagattatATTACTGAGACTTCTCTTTTTGAGggtaaaaaattctttttaaatcgTGAAGTACCACGTGAACCTTTGGTATTTGTAATTCGTGCATTTGGTGGAGAAGTGTCATGGGATAAAACATCATTTGCTGGATCaacatttgatgaaaataatgagaCAATAACACATCAAATTGTTGATAGACCAAGCatggaaaaacaatttatttcacGTTATTATGTTCAACCACAATGGGTATTTGACTCGATTAATAGAGGTGAATTGTTACCAGTTGAAGAATATTTAATGGGTGCAATACTTCCACCACATTTATCAccatttaaaaatgaacaattGAATGACGTTTACATGCCACCAGAAGAACGTGCAATGGTTGATCCAACTTACAAATTAGATGCTGATgttgacgatgatgatgatgatgaagaagaagaagaaaatatagAGCAAGATGAGGAAGATGCTGAGCTGGAAAATACCGAAGGTCCAGAATCAGAtcaagatgataatgatgaagagCAAGAATTAGATGTAgaagaacaaaataaattggctaaaaagaaaacaatgaAAGTCAAGGCTGGTGAAGTAGTTAAAGAAGTACCATGGGCTGCTGCTAAAGAAGATAAACATGCTTTCAATCTTCGTGCAAAATTAATGAAGCCAAAACATAAGAAATTCTACAAGGCTGTTACTGAAGGACGTAAAGAtcgtaaaaaagaaattcataTTTTACGTAAAAAGAGAATGCGTAGtgatgctgaaaaaaaaagtcaactcaaaaaagataaaaaaatgaaaacacaATAA
- the LOC122849711 gene encoding SAYSvFN domain-containing protein 1: protein MEEKLKAYRLKKRQEKIMTNIKDSIQNVFVERNTSLQDTDDLESINSEESTDIPLPEESSLALKLLYLLLWITVYLIALQVEFGAVYFIISALFFIWINTRSEKKKKGEISAYSVFNPNCEAIQGTINIEQLEKQMGYGVTHSSLL, encoded by the exons ATGGAAGAAAAGCTAAAAGCATATCGTCTAAAAAAAcgtcaagaaaaaattatgacaaatATCAAAGACTCAATACaaaatgtttttgttgaaAGAAATACAAG tTTACAGGATACTGATGATCTAGAGAGTATTAATTCTGAAGAAAGTACAGATATTCCATTACCTGAAGAATCATCACTAgctcttaaattattatatctgTTACTTTGGATAACAGTTTATTTGATAGCTTTACAAGTAGAATTTGGagctgtttattttataatatcagcattattttttatatggatTAATACAAGatcagaaaagaaaaaaaaaggtgaaatAAGTGCTTATTCTGTTTTTAATCCAAATTGTGAAGCTATACAAGgtacaattaatattgaacaGCTAGAAAAACAAATGGGCTATGGAGTTACACATTCATCATTGttgtaa
- the LOC122849707 gene encoding uncharacterized protein LOC122849707, which yields MQRVLSYQTARGFEETSEFITKRMCISFLFSIGFLCLVCGFCLGRFAADTASNTRVEQERLEHTGNGLENVEYMRQIIIEKLQNNNYSIDQLSYKNGSLKSIKEMLSSLEYFDKLTFQMGCIIGTVTGRREPDKFVVLHATESPTMSIVIEIIKELNNLNIQYKWIPRRSLTFIMCEKHHDNNDSSINNCIDYVPTYSRKNIVAFVSLEAESLYSDGKYLTSGSDMVTSVVLETMKEHKNIEHDIFNNKICRLNIDVPHARIKYTKLAIVSDDHDDMFIVNWKNFAGIATTSIWKLSQITLFHWYPQNIKDTIDHTLTDLHDVPSTLKKNIEDKIKIITKFGNNLKDKTNSITPFKPLDVRMMNDLILNLDINLLCLDENLKSKTDVTIIYESFTNKNNINKYLEEMLNCYNKIINNFTINIIT from the exons atgcagcGTGTATTGAGTTATCAAACAGCACGCGGTTTTGAAGAAACAAgtgaatttataacaaaaagaatgtgtatatcatttttattttcaattggatTTTTGTGTCTTGTATGTGGTTTTTGTCTTGGTAGATTTGCTGCTGATACAGCAAGTAATACACGTGTTGAACAAGAACGTCTTGAACATACTGGTAATGGCCTTGAAAATGTTGAATACATgagacaaattattattgaaaaattacaaaataataattattcaattgatcAATTATCATACAA aaatggCAGTTTAAAAAGTATCAAAGAAATGTTATCAAGCTtagaatattttgataaattaacatttcaaATGGGATGCATCATTGGTACTGTTACTGGTAGACGTGAACCAG ataaatttgTTGTTCTTCATGCAACAGAATCACCAACAATGTCAattgtaattgaaataattaaagaactaaataatttaaatatacaatacaaaTGGATCCCAAGAAGAAGTTTAACATTTATCATGTGTGAAAaacatcatgataataatgattcatcaataaataattgcatTGATTATGTTCCAACTtatagtagaaaaaatattgttgcttTCGTATCATTAGAGGCTGAATCATTGTATTCTGATGGAAAATATTTGACATCAGGATCTGATATGGTAACATCAGTTGTATTGGAAACCATGAaagaacataaaaatattgagcatgatatatttaataataaaatttgtcggTTAAATATTGATGTACCACATGcaagaataaaatat ACGAAATTAGCAATAGTTTCTGATGATCATGATGacatgtttattgttaattggaaaaattttgCTGGAATAGCAACAACAAGTATTTGGAAGCTTTCACAAATAACATTGTTTCATTGGTATCCTCAAAATATTAAAGACACAATTGATCATACATTAACAGATTTGCATGATGTACCATCAACacttaaaa AAAATATTGAGGATAAAATCAAGATAATAACAAAGtttggaaataatttaaaagacaaGACAAATTCAATCACACCATTcaa ACCACTGGATGTTAGAATGatgaatgatttaattttaaatcttgatattaatttactgtgtttagatgaaaatttaaaatcaaaaacagatgttacaataatttatgaatcatttacaaataaaaataatattaataaatatcttgaagaaatgttaaattgttacaacaaaattataaataattttacaataaatataataacatga
- the LOC122849704 gene encoding GPI mannosyltransferase 3, with translation MLFKKPKYVLISLIIWRLISVYIVQTSHVPDEYWQSLEVAHNLAFNYGHLTWEWKSMIRSYIYPFLISVLYKILATLNLDSVNMLTTIPRIFQAALSGYADYRFYLWTKNKLTVFCLAINWYWYYCATRTLTNTLETSLTIIALSVFPWRKNKRNTSNDTKFLWILGFICAIRPTIIIPWIPLCLYHIFSSTKSIILLFFQYTGIVIFTLTYSTIIDTYCYGELIITPLEFFRLNIINNIADFYGKHHLLWYFFVGLPVISGLFAIYLPFVGYEIIKNYRNLTKQLVCLVSILWTIFIYSLLEHKEFRFLLPILPMIIYICTCTPFTNNLMSNKFKKLLIGILILTNILPGIYFSVIHQRGPLDTVKFLEDKLTVENLDKHDIMYLTPCHAFPLYSHIHKNITIKFLTCEPNLHYINNYTDEADEFFQNPSNWLDDNYKNLSLPSLLIVYDNIVNRISGFLKNYKPIVKLFNSHFPQNNYGHYIIVYERIN, from the exons atgctgtttaaaaaaccaaaatatgttttaattaGTCTCATTATTTGGAGATTAATATCTGTATATATTGTACAAACAAGTCATGTACCAGATGAATATTGGCAGTCTCTTGAAGTAGCTCATAATTTAGCATTTAATTATGGTCATCTAACATGGGAATGGAAGTCAATGATAAGAAGTTACATATatccatttttaatatcagtATTGTACAAAATTTTAGCAACACTTAATTTAGACTCTGTCAATATGTTGACAACAATTCCTCGAATATTTCAAGCAGCCCTAAGTGGATATGCTGATTACAG ATTTTATCTTTGGACGAAAAATAAGCTAACAGTATTTTGTTTAGCAATCAATTGGTACTGGTATTATTGTGCAACAAGAACTTTAACAAATACTTTGGAGAcatcattaacaataattgcACTATCAGTATTTCCttggagaaaaaataaaagaaacacATCAAATGACACAAAATTTCTATGGATATTAGGATTTATATGTGCAATAAGaccaacaataattattccaTGGATACCACTTTGtctttatcatatattttcatcaacaaaaagtattatacttttattttttcaatacactGGTATTGTAATATTTACACTAAcatattcaacaataattgaCACATATTGTTATggtgaattaataataacacccctagaattttttcgtttaaatatcattaataatatcgCTGATTTTTATGGCAAGCATCATTTATTgtggtatttttttgttggctTACCTGTTATAAGTGGATTGTTTGCCATTTATTTACCATTTGTTggatatgaaattataaaaaattatcgtaATTTAACTAAACAATTAGTTTGTCTTGTTTCGATTCTAtggacaatttttatttattcattattggAACATAAAgaatttagatttttattgCCAATTTTAccgatgattatttatatttgtacgTGTACaccatttacaaataatttaatgtcaaataagtttaaaaaattgttaattggaatattaattttaactaaTATTTTACCGGGTATTTATTTTAGTGTTATTCATCAACGTGGTCCACTTGatactgttaaatttttagagGATAAATTGACTGttgaaaatttagataaacaTGATATTATGTATTTAACACCTTGTCATGCTTTTCCACTTTACAgtcatatacataaaaatataacaattaaatttttaacttgtgAACCAAATTTACATTACATCAATAATTATACTGATGAAgctgatgaattttttcaaaatccaAGCAATTggcttgatgataattataaaaatttatcattacctagtcttttaattgtttatgataatattgttaatcGTATatctggttttttaaaaaattataaaccaattgttaaattatttaattcacattttccacaaaataattatggtcattatatcattgtttatgagcgaattaattaa
- the LOC122849702 gene encoding uncharacterized protein KIAA1841 homolog encodes MNNKKLDYKLTNKNDDKKNPELTVQMFFEFMRTAYQVNDSFDELSAVLTANSEIDWNELAKINLNNNESSNEKSTETDLINDNEILQVKDNPDDLDKKSKTNNIVINKNDENNDNSLSKLLKTNLSDILHEGLLDSVLPYMIPKQSVSQPIIKKPMINNEPKKTTSLLASFDKSLTTTRDKDKERNKLNRKTLETEVEIHVCDEAKNIKKDFRCPQNLLIQKMCYFGDVTAGQKLEEMDISVHCDIIIFDWLMRWVKKDIIKKCEWPILEANNVIPITVSASFLQMEPLLEQCLIYCHENMTDILKTPTILTCLNDNIFTKLSNLFTNIDVEKLKDKKDKVQSRLFCKLILSLVDSSPNNKIGHYSSLSTLFKCSKCHKYIIQLISDTVPCISSSMKIDNKGNIYSKHTRDTTWTLNDYIINLKNELRTWRKVYWHLWGDCHFITCRQCEISFPINQMDWCCYHPDKPQFFANEQQRGTSFPIGRYPCCSQRAYRFEVLINREGCRYKEHIPKITADYDGHILNIFTMYRDIISLDPPQKFYPDKITRLATKDSSIPNGKLLCKEVMWWDGIELVPSRPKLGLLGKFWGGVSVKKNCSIGDTRGHQKKQLQQQNSQVENCSKDSLSSSESDDDDTGTAGGGGCGGSSIDEDSDNSEESHAWKNFKPVEKIKSKCGNSVKRNDQARNWNMNLLVRYNQDNQRDFEERAAAQMIALLTKRNIIESNIAHKSQKNHHYYGQQWNHRPIGGTYVKLEAEFREHATQFSKNKNTNNTKVSVRVKSSKS; translated from the exons atgaataataaaaaattagattacaaattaacaaataaaaatgatgataaaaaaaatccagaaTTAACTGtacaaatgttttttgaatttatgcGAACAGCATATCAAGTTAATGATAgttttgatgaattatcagCAGTATTAACAGCAAACAGTGAAATTGATTGGAATGAAttagcaaaaataaatttaaataacaatgaatcatcaaatgaaaaatcaacagAGACAGatttaataaatgacaatgaaattttacaagttaaaGATAATCCAGatgatttagataaaaaatctaaaacaaataatatagtaatcaataaaaatgatgaaaataatgataattcattatcaaaattattaaaaacaaatttaagtGATATTTTACATGAAGGTTTGTTGGATTCTGTGTTGCCATATATGATACCAAAACAATCTGTATCACagccaattattaaaaagccaatgataaataatgagcctaaaaaaacaacatcattGCTAGcatcatttgataaatcattaacaacaacacgtgataaagataaagaacgtaataaattaaatcgtaAAACATTAGAAACAGAAGTTGAAATACATGTTTGTGATGaagctaaaaatataaaaaaagattttcgttgtccacaaaatttattaattcaaaaaatgtgTTATTTTGGTGATGTTACAGCTGGACAAAAGCTAGAAGAAATGGATATATCAGTACATtgtgatataataatatttgattggtTAATGAGATGGgttaaaaaagatattattaaaaaatgtgaatGGCCAATATTAGAAGCAAATAATGTTATACCAATAACAGTATCAGCATCATTTCTTCAAATGGAACCTCTACTTGAACAATGTCTTATTTATTGTCATGAAAATATGactgatatattaaaaacacCAACAATATTAACatgtttaaatgataatatatttacaaaattatcaaatttatttacaaatattgatgttgaaaaattaaaagataaaaaagataaagtaCAAAGTcgtttattttgtaaattaatattatcattagttGATTCATcaccaaataataaaattggacATTATAGTTCATTATCAACACTATTTAAATGTAGTAAAtgtcataaatatattatacaattaatatCTGATACAGTACCATGTATTTCAAgttcaatgaaaattgataataaaggTAATATTTATAGTAAACATACACGTGATACAACATGGACACttaatgattatattattaatttaaaaaatgaattacgtACATGGAGAAAAGTTTATTGGCATTTATGGGGTGATTGTCATTTTATAACATGTCGTCAATGTGAAATATCATTTCCAATAAATCAAATGGATTGGTGTTGTTATCATCCAGATAAACCACAATTTTTTGCAAATGAACAACAAAGAGGAACATCATTTCCAATTGGTCGTTATCCATGTTGTAGTCAACGTGCATATCGTTTTGAAGTATTAATTAATCGTGAAGGTTGTCGTTATAAAGAACACATACCAAAAATAACAGCTGATTATGATggacatattttaaatatatttacaatgtatAGAGATATTATATCTTTGGATCCAccacaaaaattttatccagATAAAATAACAAGACTTGCAACAAAAGATTCATCAATACcaaatggtaaattattatgtaaagaGGTCATGTGGTGGGATGGTATTGAATTGGTACCATCAAGACCAAAGCTTGGTCTTCTTGGAAAATTTTGGGGTGGAgttagtgttaaaaaaaattgttcaattgGTGATACTCGAggtcatcaaaaaaaacaattacaacaacaaaattcacAAGTTGAAAATTGTTCGAAAGATTCATTATCAAGCAGTgaatctgatgatgatgatactggtactgctggtggtggtggttgtgGTGGTAGTAGTATTGATGAAGATTCTGATAACAGTGAAGAATCACATGcttggaaaaattttaaaccagttgaaaaaattaaatctaaatgTGGAAATTCAGTTAAAag AAATGATCAAGCAAGAAATTGGAACATGAATTTACTAGTCAGATATAATCAAGATAATCAACGTGATTTTGAAGAACGTGCTGCAGCTCAAATGATTGCTTTACTTACAAAacgaaatattattgaatcaaATATTGCCcataaatcacaaaaaaatcatcattattatggACAACAATGGAATCACAGACCAattg GTGGTACTTATGTAAAATTAGAAGCTGAATTTCGTGAACATGCAAcacaattttctaaaaataaaaatacaaataatactaAAGTTTCAGTACGagtaaaatcatcaaaatcataa
- the LOC122849708 gene encoding uncharacterized protein LOC122849708 has protein sequence MSAILRNTLRFVSTAKYLQTMPHMSYRLNDSMALNGSNYLQCHESKRLYQTQGINSWVYEKTVITSVNKILSVFTGKERKSSDVGNFIVSLSNREQSLVTPAPWFGQFIGQRTRFFLPPTFSTKHNGAKIEQKYSNRIAVEEEKTSYEFGKLNISLDGGELKFKVKDSDETFILKHAVHVEAHNNPSKTLKDGGTKPVSMHLSSICHNAKIISKTESDESDLRTTAYPNEYKWIKLQFPMTVSFEGARQEVKIDNRDDNLIVYHTVDIQAYKELYGKLNNETADRNENRKSEVGEIQIQLESGDLFIEAREPCDKSIYMKHDVHILVNLDNRVPFIAVKPHVEVR, from the exons atgAGTGCAATTTTAAGAAATACATTGCGTTTTGTTAGCACAGCAAAATATCTACAAACTATGCCACACATGAGTTATCGTTTGAATGATTCAATGGCATTAAATGGATCGAATTATCTTCAATGTCATGAATCGAAAAGATTGTATCAAACTCAAG gtaTCAACAGTTGGGTTTATGAGAAAACCGTAATAACTTCagtaaacaaaatattatcagtATTTACTGGTAAAGAAAGAAAATCCTCAGATGttggtaattttattgtatcacTTAGCAATCGTGAACAATCATTAGTAACACCAGCACCATGGTTTGGACAATTCATAGGACAAAGGACAAG attttttttGCCTCCTACATTCAGCACTAAGCATAATGGAGCAAAGattgaacaaaaatattcaaatagaaTTGctgttgaagaagaaaaaacatCATATGAATTTGGTAAACTGAATATATCACTTGATGGTGgtgaattaaaattcaaagtaaAAGATAGTGATGAAAc ttttattttgaaaCACGCAGTTCACGTTGAAGCTCACAATAACCCATCTAAAACTTTGAAGGATGGTGGTACGAAACCAGTTTCAATGCATCTTTCTTCTATTTGTCATAAtgctaaaataatatcaaaaacagAATCGGACGAATCGGACTTACGAAC aACTGCTTAtccaaatgaatataaatggATAAAACTACAATTTCCAATGACTGTGTCATTCGAAGGAGCTCGACAAGAAGTAAAAATAGACAATCGTGATGATAA tCTAATTGTCTATCACACAGTTGACATTCAAGCCTACAAAGAATTGTATggaaaattaaacaatgaaaCTGCTGatagaaatgaaaatagaaaatcagAAGTTGGTGAAATTCAGATACAACTTGAAAGTGGTGATCTATTTATTGAAGCACGAGAACCTTGTGATaaaag tataTACATGAAGCACGATGTCCACATTTTAGTTAACTTGGATAATAGAGTACCATTTATAGCTGTTAAGCCTCATGTAGAAGTACGTtag